The following coding sequences are from one Prochlorococcus marinus CUG1438 window:
- a CDS encoding Hsp70 family protein, with translation MDINLSGTLAIDLGNTNTVIAFQDQNHINSVLVEIPNITSSPGVIPTALWFEEPSKILKIGISALEMRESSKTDLFFHSNFKRLIGNPIEKNNQKNILKPTECGEKFFKFLWENIPKNYEVKRLVLTAPIDTYKGYREWLVNLCREISVDEIALVDEPTAASLGIDVAFGSKIMTLDIGGSTIDMNIVKIEGGEGKSGPIAELLKFRGNDVSSISKQKTRCAEIISKTGSKIGGKDFDRWIVDYFLSDNKYATNLLKAEEIKCKLSASEIKYENQYPINFLIEDNKEEEFFMSKELFEKIIIENNLLNHLNSLLKDLLNEARGKFCTTEDLSAIILVGGGSQIPLIKEWITKKIPDIQIKTPAPIESVALGALAMTPGVKIKDILTKGLSIRLFNKREQKHFWHPIFCKGQTWPTENPLKLILQPSKNNQKIFEIIIGETKKERTYDVIFENGLPQLSEVQREEEIIIWDKNPLRIELKNTSKIGEDKLTLFFKITKKADLLVECFDIKDEFLGDYNLGNIF, from the coding sequence ATGGATATAAATTTATCTGGAACGCTTGCTATTGATTTGGGGAATACAAATACTGTAATAGCTTTTCAAGATCAAAATCATATAAATTCTGTTCTAGTTGAAATACCTAATATTACATCATCTCCAGGGGTCATCCCTACAGCACTTTGGTTTGAGGAACCTTCAAAAATTTTGAAAATTGGCATTAGTGCTCTAGAGATGAGGGAAAGTTCAAAAACAGATTTGTTTTTTCATTCGAATTTTAAAAGATTAATTGGAAATCCTATTGAAAAAAATAATCAAAAAAATATTTTAAAGCCTACAGAATGTGGTGAAAAATTTTTTAAATTTTTGTGGGAAAACATTCCTAAAAATTATGAGGTAAAGAGACTCGTTTTAACTGCTCCAATTGACACATACAAAGGCTACAGAGAATGGTTGGTTAATCTGTGCAGAGAAATATCAGTAGATGAAATTGCGCTAGTTGATGAACCTACTGCCGCAAGTTTAGGTATTGATGTAGCATTTGGCTCCAAAATAATGACACTCGATATTGGAGGGAGCACAATAGATATGAATATAGTCAAAATAGAAGGCGGAGAAGGAAAATCTGGTCCGATAGCTGAATTATTAAAATTCAGAGGAAATGATGTAAGCTCAATTTCAAAACAAAAAACTAGGTGTGCTGAAATAATTAGTAAAACAGGCTCAAAAATTGGGGGAAAAGATTTTGACAGATGGATTGTTGATTATTTTCTTTCAGATAATAAATATGCTACTAATCTTTTAAAGGCAGAAGAGATAAAATGTAAGCTCAGCGCATCAGAAATAAAATATGAAAATCAATACCCAATAAATTTTTTGATTGAAGATAATAAAGAAGAAGAATTTTTCATGAGTAAAGAATTATTTGAAAAAATTATTATTGAGAATAATCTTCTAAACCACCTTAACTCTTTACTCAAAGATTTATTAAACGAAGCAAGAGGAAAATTTTGTACTACTGAGGATTTAAGCGCAATAATTTTAGTTGGAGGGGGATCTCAGATTCCCTTAATTAAAGAATGGATAACAAAAAAGATTCCAGATATTCAAATAAAGACTCCAGCTCCTATCGAATCTGTAGCTTTGGGAGCTTTGGCAATGACCCCAGGGGTTAAAATTAAAGACATCTTAACCAAAGGGCTATCTATAAGATTATTCAATAAAAGAGAACAAAAACACTTCTGGCACCCTATTTTTTGCAAAGGTCAAACATGGCCAACCGAAAACCCTTTAAAACTAATTCTTCAACCCAGTAAAAATAACCAGAAAATATTTGAAATAATTATTGGAGAAACGAAAAAAGAAAGAACATATGATGTGATTTTTGAAAATGGATTACCGCAACTATCAGAAGTTCAAAGAGAAGAAGAAATTATAATTTGGGATAAGAATCCACTGAGAATCGAACTGAAAAATACATCAAAAATTGGGGAAGACAAATTAACACTTTTTTTCAAAATCACTAAGAAAGCTGATCTATTAGTTGAGTGTTTTGATATTAAGGATGAATTTCTTGGAGATTATAATTTAGGAAATATATTCTGA
- a CDS encoding DNA-directed RNA polymerase subunit omega, which produces MNISNSMGIDSNDLAKRGESLVRKSTNRYLTTVKIAFRAKQRRFDDFDGLLEESTIKPVQRSIIELSDEQDQPDLLPG; this is translated from the coding sequence ATGAATATATCAAATAGCATGGGAATCGATTCTAATGATCTTGCAAAAAGAGGAGAGAGCTTAGTAAGAAAATCAACGAATAGATACTTAACTACAGTTAAAATTGCTTTCAGAGCTAAACAAAGACGCTTTGATGACTTTGATGGACTACTAGAGGAGTCGACTATTAAGCCTGTTCAAAGGTCAATTATTGAATTAAGCGATGAACAAGATCAACCTGATTTACTGCCAGGCTAA
- a CDS encoding DUF1818 family protein has product MAKDQKRWRLLRDLNKGKYCFLIGVDNWSIELQKSEFHSLYLLLLKINEQILVIKNELMDEESISLELEQLPWYIELEGKKNEWSLRLVFESQDNTRSFEMYWPIPIAQNLFYEIKKMWESMD; this is encoded by the coding sequence TTGGCAAAAGACCAAAAAAGATGGAGATTACTTAGAGATCTCAACAAAGGAAAATATTGTTTTTTGATAGGAGTTGATAATTGGTCAATTGAATTACAAAAAAGTGAATTTCATTCACTTTATCTTTTACTTTTAAAAATTAATGAACAAATATTAGTTATTAAAAATGAATTAATGGATGAGGAGTCTATTTCTTTAGAGTTAGAACAACTGCCTTGGTATATCGAGTTAGAAGGGAAAAAAAATGAGTGGAGTTTAAGGTTAGTTTTTGAAAGTCAAGACAACACTAGATCTTTCGAAATGTATTGGCCGATACCAATAGCACAAAATTTATTTTATGAAATAAAAAAAATGTGGGAATCAATGGATTAA
- a CDS encoding DUF2811 domain-containing protein: MNELNYDPNQKVLNNQDEIISFKCELQENLLKAMKEFVDKHPNWDQYRIIQAAIAGFLMQKGFQNRDLTRLYVGNMFSMNFKD, from the coding sequence ATGAATGAATTAAATTACGATCCTAATCAAAAAGTCTTAAATAACCAAGATGAAATAATTAGTTTCAAATGTGAACTTCAAGAAAATCTTCTAAAGGCTATGAAAGAATTTGTTGACAAACATCCTAACTGGGATCAATACAGGATAATTCAAGCTGCTATCGCAGGATTTCTGATGCAAAAAGGATTTCAAAATAGAGACTTAACGAGACTTTATGTTGGCAATATGTTTTCAATGAATTTTAAGGATTAA
- a CDS encoding EVE domain-containing protein produces the protein MVQQEPSYWLMKSEPDAYSIDTLKNDEVTLWDGIRNYQARNFMRNMNKGDKVFFYHSNCKPPGIVGLMEVIDLNIVDPTQFDKESKYFDPKSKPNNPRWDCVKVKFLSKSQKILSLPELKILFNEDELLVVKKGNRLSIVPVRNDVARILLEKI, from the coding sequence ATGGTACAACAGGAACCTAGCTACTGGCTAATGAAAAGTGAGCCTGATGCGTATAGTATTGATACTTTAAAAAATGATGAAGTTACACTATGGGATGGGATAAGAAATTATCAAGCTAGGAATTTCATGAGAAATATGAATAAAGGAGATAAAGTCTTTTTCTATCATTCAAACTGTAAGCCCCCAGGGATAGTTGGTCTTATGGAAGTTATTGATCTAAATATAGTTGATCCCACTCAATTTGATAAAGAATCAAAGTATTTTGATCCAAAATCAAAACCAAATAATCCTAGATGGGATTGTGTAAAAGTAAAATTTTTATCAAAGTCTCAAAAGATTCTTAGTTTACCAGAATTAAAGATTTTATTTAATGAGGATGAGTTATTAGTCGTCAAAAAAGGAAATAGGTTGTCAATAGTGCCTGTACGAAATGATGTCGCGAGAATACTACTAGAAAAAATATAA
- a CDS encoding high light inducible protein produces MTEKAEKLNGKAAMLGMFALVGAYYFTGQIVPGIF; encoded by the coding sequence ATGACTGAAAAAGCTGAAAAGCTTAACGGTAAAGCTGCAATGCTTGGAATGTTTGCTCTAGTAGGGGCTTACTATTTTACAGGTCAAATAGTTCCAGGTATTTTCTAA
- a CDS encoding type 1 glutamine amidotransferase, producing the protein MKGIKRLLVLQHLEIEGPGLFKQFAEERNLKIEIIRLDKKDNLPKTKEGDLILIMGGPMGVKDIGSDKYSWLKLERDFIRRELENKRPIIGVCLGAQLLASAAGGDVEILKYGYPPKELPEIGWSQIFIDKSNSDFKSLFEDPFYVLHWHGDRILLPNKAVLIASSAVCKEQFFRIGDFAYGLQFHIETTGAMVNNWIKEDKEFVFKGLGSNGEEILREENKKYSDRTFLKRKLLINKLFGLLEN; encoded by the coding sequence ATGAAGGGAATAAAACGACTATTAGTTTTGCAGCATTTAGAAATAGAAGGACCTGGTCTTTTTAAACAATTTGCTGAAGAAAGAAATTTAAAAATTGAAATTATTCGTTTGGATAAAAAAGATAATCTTCCTAAAACAAAAGAAGGTGATCTAATTTTAATTATGGGTGGACCGATGGGAGTCAAAGATATTGGGAGCGACAAATACTCATGGCTTAAGTTGGAGAGAGATTTTATAAGAAGAGAATTAGAGAATAAGAGACCTATAATCGGTGTTTGCTTAGGTGCTCAGTTGCTTGCGAGTGCTGCTGGAGGAGATGTTGAAATTTTAAAATATGGATACCCTCCAAAAGAATTACCAGAAATTGGATGGTCTCAAATTTTTATTGATAAATCAAATAGTGACTTTAAATCACTATTTGAAGACCCTTTTTATGTACTGCATTGGCATGGAGATAGGATTTTATTACCTAATAAAGCAGTACTCATTGCTAGCAGTGCAGTTTGTAAGGAACAGTTTTTTAGGATTGGTGATTTTGCTTACGGATTACAATTTCATATAGAGACAACGGGGGCAATGGTAAATAACTGGATTAAAGAAGATAAAGAATTTGTCTTTAAAGGATTGGGATCAAATGGTGAGGAAATTTTAAGAGAAGAAAACAAAAAATATAGTGATAGGACTTTTTTAAAAAGAAAGCTTCTCATAAACAAATTGTTTGGATTATTAGAAAATTAA
- a CDS encoding heat-labile enterotoxin alpha chain, with product MKHLLIASILFFIPLGAFADERQRQIEYEAINLVIKKYGKGLENRLKGTELNPNYRSWFENDCFVSVAAGTYQESNWSSMEWFSVNVCSDSAEIMESE from the coding sequence ATGAAACATTTGCTTATTGCATCAATCCTTTTTTTTATCCCTTTAGGAGCTTTTGCTGATGAAAGGCAAAGACAAATTGAGTACGAAGCTATAAATCTTGTTATTAAAAAATATGGAAAAGGCTTAGAAAACAGATTAAAAGGAACTGAATTAAATCCCAATTATCGAAGTTGGTTTGAGAATGATTGTTTTGTAAGTGTTGCTGCTGGTACATACCAAGAAAGTAATTGGTCCTCAATGGAGTGGTTTAGCGTTAATGTCTGTTCTGATTCTGCTGAAATAATGGAAAGTGAATGA
- a CDS encoding inward rectifier potassium channel, protein MELTELIKDYVATELLSSIELDFLEGELWETTQHIAEINTFFKAPKKICEQLDLDEKSCWQLCCAAVLDSSRPLKNGQKRVEDFKKLIKQYEINFI, encoded by the coding sequence GTGGAATTAACTGAGCTAATCAAAGATTACGTAGCCACAGAATTATTATCAAGTATTGAACTTGATTTTCTTGAAGGAGAGTTATGGGAAACTACTCAACATATTGCTGAAATAAATACATTTTTTAAAGCCCCAAAAAAAATATGCGAGCAATTAGACCTAGATGAAAAATCTTGTTGGCAATTATGTTGTGCAGCTGTACTTGACTCCTCAAGACCTTTAAAGAACGGACAAAAAAGAGTTGAAGATTTTAAAAAATTAATTAAACAATATGAAATTAACTTCATATAA
- a CDS encoding LOG family protein, whose protein sequence is MDENFKFNLAQERSNDLELVASNLEAILKSSTYSLAHEDIDLLNTDEMRGVRMLLEITKPEQVIEKENIISTVIVFGGVHITEEITSKKRLDNAEKILSTNPKSKSSKINFERLKNLYSLSHYYSAARELSKIISLDSKTKNPHSHVIVTGGGPGIMEAANRGAFDAGCKSIGLNISLPNEQHPNSFITPGLCFKFNYFAMRKFHFVMRSAAAVFFPGGFGTLDELFELLTLRQTGMKKNIPIILFGRSYWNKVINFQFLSEMGLIGENDLSIFQYADTANEAWDLIKNSNI, encoded by the coding sequence ATGGATGAAAATTTTAAATTCAATTTAGCTCAAGAAAGGAGTAATGATTTGGAACTAGTTGCTAGTAATTTAGAAGCAATTTTAAAATCTAGTACTTATTCACTAGCTCACGAAGATATTGACTTATTGAATACTGATGAGATGAGAGGAGTTAGGATGCTTCTTGAAATTACAAAGCCTGAACAGGTTATTGAAAAGGAAAATATTATTTCAACTGTTATTGTGTTTGGAGGAGTCCATATAACAGAAGAAATTACATCCAAAAAAAGGTTAGATAATGCAGAAAAAATTCTTTCAACTAATCCTAAATCTAAATCTTCAAAGATAAATTTCGAGAGATTAAAAAATTTGTACTCACTTTCGCATTATTATTCTGCCGCAAGAGAATTATCTAAAATAATCTCGCTAGATAGCAAAACAAAAAATCCCCATTCACATGTAATAGTTACTGGCGGCGGTCCCGGAATAATGGAAGCAGCTAATAGAGGAGCATTTGATGCTGGATGTAAATCGATTGGATTAAATATAAGTCTGCCTAATGAACAACACCCTAATTCTTTTATTACTCCAGGATTATGTTTTAAATTTAATTATTTTGCCATGAGGAAATTTCATTTTGTTATGAGATCTGCTGCCGCAGTTTTTTTCCCTGGAGGATTTGGAACTTTAGATGAATTATTTGAATTATTAACATTAAGACAGACCGGGATGAAAAAGAATATTCCGATAATTTTATTTGGTAGAAGCTACTGGAATAAGGTAATTAATTTTCAATTTCTTTCTGAAATGGGTTTAATTGGAGAGAATGATTTATCTATTTTTCAATATGCTGATACAGCAAATGAGGCTTGGGACTTAATAAAGAATTCCAACATATAA
- a CDS encoding hemagglutinin, with protein MKLKFCPITIFRETPKVTFFDAGIESTNGCDVVMHSGEAISPPDEFEYEQYYVHNHQIDHNLVITGERKFILINPTWDEPHHVIYLKRPMGAIEIPIGTYHRSISGKDGSIVLNQPIRDKFFDPKKEFVPQKLNKLSLINARKSPPVYWIWENDQIKRLMFDPLIQKTAIN; from the coding sequence ATGAAATTAAAATTCTGCCCCATTACTATTTTTAGAGAAACTCCCAAAGTAACTTTTTTTGATGCAGGCATAGAGTCAACTAATGGTTGTGATGTGGTTATGCATTCTGGAGAGGCTATATCCCCGCCAGATGAATTTGAGTATGAACAGTACTACGTGCACAATCACCAAATTGATCACAATTTAGTTATTACTGGTGAGCGGAAATTTATTTTGATAAATCCAACTTGGGACGAGCCACATCATGTGATTTATCTAAAAAGACCTATGGGAGCAATTGAAATTCCTATTGGAACTTATCACAGATCAATTTCTGGGAAAGACGGGAGCATAGTTTTAAATCAACCTATAAGAGATAAATTTTTTGATCCAAAAAAAGAATTTGTTCCTCAAAAACTAAACAAATTAAGCCTAATTAATGCCAGAAAAAGTCCACCCGTTTATTGGATTTGGGAAAATGATCAAATCAAAAGATTAATGTTTGATCCTTTAATTCAAAAAACTGCAATAAATTAA
- a CDS encoding AAA family ATPase, with amino-acid sequence MDKKDFASWFENLSKKEKEVVKLRFGIDGEEPVTLNEISLKLGIEISKAKLIEEKYIQKLRVLSDKPQSKQTEEFIENSKEICDFTSLKYLLKRNFTEIENISLGNASAGIPTSFYDLDAMTQGLRRGDLIAFAGRPSMGKTSLALQLARNIAGQNLPVCFFGFDLSKEELAFRLLGMEVGIEIGRIRTGRFTSEEWELVNEKNKKLESLPIFLEDKKAISIDEIKNRCRNISKTNDEKSLGLIVIDSYHMMEHSTLNDFQAQLERNTKELKSLAKELNVPVLITAPISRGVEERENCRPMLSDLRDSDALEDYGDIIVMLYRDEYYDPDTEDRGIAELIVTTHRNGPVGTVKMLFEPQFGRFRNLVA; translated from the coding sequence ATGGACAAAAAAGATTTTGCTAGTTGGTTTGAAAATTTATCTAAAAAAGAAAAAGAAGTAGTGAAATTGAGGTTTGGAATTGATGGGGAAGAACCTGTTACTCTTAACGAGATATCATTAAAACTAGGAATTGAAATTAGTAAGGCGAAATTAATTGAAGAAAAATATATTCAAAAGCTAAGAGTCTTATCTGATAAACCCCAATCGAAACAAACTGAGGAATTTATTGAAAATTCAAAAGAGATTTGTGATTTTACTAGTTTAAAATATCTTCTCAAAAGAAACTTTACTGAAATTGAGAATATTTCATTAGGAAATGCTTCAGCAGGTATACCTACCTCTTTCTACGATTTGGATGCGATGACTCAAGGCTTAAGAAGAGGAGATTTGATTGCTTTTGCAGGACGCCCATCAATGGGTAAAACTTCCTTAGCTTTGCAGTTGGCTAGAAATATTGCAGGTCAAAATCTTCCAGTATGTTTCTTCGGATTTGATTTGAGTAAAGAAGAATTGGCTTTCAGGTTATTAGGTATGGAGGTTGGTATAGAAATTGGTCGAATAAGAACAGGAAGATTTACTTCAGAGGAGTGGGAACTAGTTAATGAAAAGAATAAAAAACTTGAATCTCTCCCAATATTTTTAGAAGATAAAAAAGCTATCTCAATTGATGAAATAAAAAATAGATGTAGAAATATATCTAAGACCAATGATGAAAAAAGTTTAGGGCTAATAGTAATCGATTCTTATCACATGATGGAGCATTCAACCTTAAATGATTTTCAAGCCCAATTAGAGAGAAATACCAAAGAGTTGAAGAGTTTAGCAAAAGAGCTCAATGTACCTGTTTTAATTACCGCACCTATATCGCGAGGAGTTGAAGAAAGAGAAAATTGCAGACCGATGTTATCTGATCTAAGAGATTCTGATGCACTTGAAGATTACGGAGATATTATCGTAATGCTCTATAGAGATGAATATTATGACCCAGATACAGAAGATAGAGGTATAGCTGAGTTAATAGTTACTACTCACAGAAATGGTCCAGTTGGAACTGTTAAAATGTTATTTGAACCACAATTTGGGCGTTTCAGAAATTTAGTTGCATAA
- a CDS encoding neutral zinc metallopeptidase, which translates to MKKLFFLSIFFIFLSQEGKANIFDNLKNQGLKKTDIYTYIDKTTRFLNTRWDNDEDLKDVLRPPQILPIAADSKVYGGCGDYSIGAEVGGSAYCPRTHTIFLVPEQLQYFADEFGPSAVAFVVAHEYAHAVQLAFGILGNLKDPALELQADCIAGAFIKEGSSEIGITRQDTLDMANLAYAIGDPTHGTGAQRKYALSAGMGIINYGCTNKEMQDLGDGKIDVSIVDAKRSIDSKLNLKITPYPKTITGSFK; encoded by the coding sequence TTGAAAAAACTATTTTTTCTATCTATATTTTTTATTTTTTTATCGCAGGAAGGTAAAGCAAATATATTTGACAATTTAAAAAATCAAGGACTAAAAAAAACTGACATATATACTTATATAGACAAAACAACTAGATTTTTAAATACTCGATGGGACAACGATGAGGATTTAAAAGATGTATTAAGACCACCACAAATTTTACCGATAGCTGCTGATTCCAAAGTTTATGGAGGATGCGGTGATTATTCAATTGGTGCAGAAGTGGGGGGGAGTGCCTATTGCCCAAGGACACATACTATTTTTTTAGTTCCAGAGCAGCTTCAATATTTTGCAGATGAATTCGGTCCCTCTGCAGTTGCTTTTGTTGTAGCTCATGAATATGCTCATGCAGTTCAATTAGCTTTTGGTATTTTAGGAAACTTAAAAGATCCAGCATTAGAACTCCAAGCAGACTGCATAGCAGGAGCATTTATAAAAGAAGGAAGCTCAGAAATAGGAATAACAAGGCAAGATACCCTTGATATGGCGAATTTAGCATATGCAATCGGAGATCCTACTCACGGTACTGGTGCTCAAAGAAAATATGCTCTTTCAGCAGGAATGGGAATTATTAACTATGGTTGTACAAACAAAGAAATGCAAGATTTAGGCGATGGTAAAATAGATGTTTCAATTGTTGATGCGAAAAGATCTATTGACTCAAAATTAAATCTGAAGATTACTCCCTACCCAAAAACAATTACAGGATCATTTAAATAA